In the genome of Massilia sp. PAMC28688, one region contains:
- a CDS encoding valine--tRNA ligase yields the protein MELAKSFEPADIEQFWRTEWEKRGYFTATLDADKPSFSIQLPPPNVTGTLHMGHAFNQTIMDGLTRYYRMRGYNTAWVPGTDHAGIATQIVVERQLDAQKISRHDLGREKFVEKVWEWKEKSGNIITGQMRRMGTSPDWQREYFTMDEPRSKSVTEVFVRLFEQGLIYRGKRLVNWDPKLGTAVSDLEVVSEEEDGSMWHIKYPFADGSGSITVATTRPETLLGDVAVAVDPTDERYSAMIGKMLQLPLTGREIPLIADEYADKAFGTGCVKITPAHDFNDYQVGQRNKLPMICVLTLDAKISDEAPAAYRGMDRFAARKQIVADLDAQGLLVEVKPHKLMVPRGDRTGVVIEPMLTDQWFVAMSKPAPEGTFFPGQSIAEVALEKVANGEIKFVPENWNTTYNQWLNNIQDWCISRQLWWGHQIPAWYDDAGHVFVARTAEEAKAKAAAAGITAELRRDDDVLDTWFSSALVPFSTMGWPEDTVDMRTFLPSSVLVTGFDIIFFWVARMVMMTAHFTGKVPFKTVYVHGLVRDSSGQKMSKSKGNTLDPIDLIDGIDVEALVAKRTTGLMNPKDAEKIAKATRKEFPNGIAAYGSDAVRFTMASYASLGRNINFDLGRCEGYRNFSNKMWNATRFVLMNTEGHDCSANPAALSQADRWIISLMQRAELEVAKGFEDYRFDNIAAAIYKFVWDEYCDWYLEVAKVQVQQGTPGQQQATRHTLLRVLEVILRMAHPIIPFVTEALWQTVAPLAGKQLDTAGDSIMLQPYPIADETLIDTSAEAWMAQLKALTDATRNLRGEMQLSPSVRVPLIVEAQDDADQQRLQAFAPYIQSLGKLSEVNIVSQLPESPAAVSIVGTTKLMLKVEIDVAAERERLSKEIARIEAEIAKVNAKLGNESFVARAPAAVVAQENERLVNFSATIAKLREQFAKL from the coding sequence ATGGAATTAGCCAAGTCTTTCGAGCCCGCCGACATTGAACAGTTTTGGCGCACGGAGTGGGAAAAACGCGGATACTTTACCGCCACCCTGGACGCCGACAAGCCCTCGTTCAGCATCCAGCTGCCGCCGCCGAATGTGACCGGCACCTTGCACATGGGTCACGCCTTCAATCAGACCATCATGGATGGCCTGACACGTTACTACCGCATGCGCGGCTACAACACGGCATGGGTGCCCGGCACCGACCACGCCGGCATCGCCACCCAGATCGTGGTGGAACGCCAGCTCGACGCACAAAAAATTTCCCGCCATGACCTGGGGCGCGAAAAGTTTGTCGAGAAGGTATGGGAGTGGAAAGAAAAATCCGGCAACATCATTACCGGCCAGATGCGCCGCATGGGTACCTCGCCCGACTGGCAGCGTGAATACTTCACCATGGACGAGCCACGCTCGAAGTCGGTCACCGAAGTATTCGTGCGCCTGTTCGAGCAGGGCTTGATCTACCGCGGCAAGCGCCTGGTCAACTGGGATCCCAAGCTCGGCACCGCCGTGTCCGACCTGGAAGTGGTGTCGGAAGAAGAAGATGGCTCGATGTGGCACATCAAGTACCCGTTTGCCGACGGCAGCGGTTCCATCACGGTCGCCACGACGCGTCCTGAAACCTTGCTGGGCGACGTGGCCGTGGCGGTGGATCCGACTGACGAGCGCTACAGCGCGATGATCGGCAAGATGCTGCAACTGCCCCTGACCGGCCGCGAAATCCCCCTGATCGCCGACGAATACGCCGACAAGGCGTTTGGCACCGGCTGCGTCAAGATTACGCCTGCGCACGACTTCAATGACTACCAGGTGGGCCAGCGCAACAAGCTGCCGATGATCTGCGTGCTCACGCTGGACGCGAAAATCAGCGACGAAGCGCCAGCAGCCTACCGCGGCATGGACCGCTTTGCCGCCCGCAAGCAGATCGTGGCCGACCTCGATGCCCAGGGTTTGCTGGTGGAAGTCAAGCCGCACAAGCTGATGGTGCCGCGCGGCGACCGCACCGGCGTGGTGATCGAGCCGATGCTGACCGACCAGTGGTTTGTGGCCATGAGCAAGCCGGCGCCGGAAGGCACCTTCTTCCCGGGCCAGTCGATTGCCGAAGTGGCCCTGGAAAAAGTGGCCAATGGCGAGATCAAGTTTGTACCGGAAAACTGGAACACGACCTACAACCAGTGGCTCAACAACATCCAGGACTGGTGCATTTCCCGCCAGCTGTGGTGGGGCCATCAAATTCCTGCCTGGTATGACGACGCGGGCCATGTCTTCGTGGCGCGCACGGCCGAGGAAGCCAAGGCCAAGGCGGCCGCAGCCGGCATCACGGCCGAACTGCGTCGCGATGACGACGTGCTCGACACCTGGTTCTCGTCCGCCCTCGTCCCGTTCTCGACCATGGGCTGGCCCGAGGACACGGTCGACATGCGCACCTTCCTGCCCTCTTCCGTGCTGGTCACGGGCTTTGACATCATCTTCTTCTGGGTCGCGCGCATGGTCATGATGACGGCGCACTTCACGGGCAAGGTGCCGTTCAAGACCGTGTACGTGCATGGCCTGGTGCGCGATTCGAGCGGCCAGAAGATGTCCAAGTCCAAGGGCAATACGCTGGACCCGATCGACCTGATCGACGGCATCGACGTGGAAGCGCTGGTGGCCAAGCGCACGACCGGCCTCATGAATCCGAAAGATGCCGAGAAAATCGCCAAGGCCACGCGCAAGGAATTCCCCAACGGTATCGCCGCCTATGGCAGCGACGCCGTGCGTTTCACCATGGCCAGCTACGCTTCGCTGGGCCGCAACATCAATTTCGACCTGGGCCGCTGCGAAGGCTACCGCAACTTTTCCAACAAGATGTGGAACGCCACCCGTTTCGTGTTGATGAACACGGAAGGCCACGACTGCAGCGCCAATCCGGCCGCGCTGTCACAGGCCGACCGCTGGATCATTTCGCTCATGCAGCGCGCGGAACTGGAAGTGGCCAAGGGTTTCGAAGATTACCGCTTCGACAACATCGCCGCCGCCATTTACAAGTTTGTATGGGATGAGTACTGCGACTGGTACCTGGAAGTGGCCAAGGTGCAGGTGCAGCAAGGCACGCCGGGCCAGCAGCAAGCCACCCGCCACACCCTGCTGAGGGTGCTGGAAGTGATCCTGCGCATGGCCCACCCGATCATCCCCTTCGTTACCGAAGCGCTGTGGCAAACCGTGGCCCCGCTGGCTGGAAAGCAACTTGATACAGCTGGAGACTCGATCATGCTCCAGCCGTATCCAATTGCCGACGAGACGCTGATCGATACCAGCGCCGAAGCGTGGATGGCCCAGCTCAAGGCACTGACCGACGCCACCCGCAACCTGCGCGGCGAAATGCAGCTCTCGCCATCGGTGCGCGTGCCCTTGATCGTGGAAGCGCAGGACGATGCCGACCAGCAGCGCCTGCAAGCCTTCGCGCCTTACATCCAGTCGCTGGGCAAGCTGTCGGAAGTCAATATCGTCAGCCAGTTGCCGGAATCGCCGGCCGCGGTATCGATCGTGGGCACCACCAAGCTGATGCTGAAGGTGGAGATTGACGTTGCCGCCGAGCGCGAGCGCCTGTCGAAGGAAATCGCGCGCATCGAAGCGGAGATTGCCAAGGTCAATGCCAAGCTAGGCAATGAAAGCTTCGTGGCCCGGGCCCCGGCGGCCGTGGTGGCGCAGGAAAACGAACGGCTCGTCAATTTCTCGGCGACGATTGCCAAACTGCGCGAGCAATTTGCTAAACTTTAA
- a CDS encoding DUF2147 domain-containing protein — protein MKQFLCASALAVIAALPACAQELSPVGLWKNIDDITGKPKALIRIVEANGEVQGRIEKLFVAPGEDPHPRCSKCTGANRDKPVIGMVFMSGLRKDGRDYTGGEIIDPDDGKVYRSKLTVVDGGKKLNVRGYIGMPMFGRSQIWVRQE, from the coding sequence ATGAAACAATTTCTGTGCGCAAGCGCGCTGGCTGTCATTGCGGCCTTGCCCGCCTGCGCCCAGGAGCTCTCTCCGGTGGGCTTGTGGAAAAACATTGACGATATCACGGGCAAACCCAAGGCCTTGATCCGGATTGTCGAGGCCAATGGCGAGGTGCAGGGCAGGATTGAAAAGCTGTTCGTGGCACCTGGCGAAGATCCCCATCCGCGCTGCAGCAAGTGCACCGGTGCCAACCGTGACAAGCCCGTCATCGGCATGGTCTTCATGTCGGGCCTGCGCAAGGATGGCAGGGATTACACGGGTGGCGAAATCATCGATCCCGATGACGGCAAGGTTTACCGCAGCAAGCTGACGGTGGTGGACGGCGGCAAGAAGCTCAACGTGCGCGGCTACATTGGCATGCCCATGTTCGGGCGCTCCCAGATCTGGGTGCGGCAAGAGTAG
- a CDS encoding M48 family metallopeptidase, translating into MMMPNNDRPGSDGELDAVLDTAYAMACKGDYTKALALCDRLMQDDMAVIAAQRQRAAIFSHQGNIKAAIADLEQVVRAFPCEPADFHALGILQLQAGDAADAVENFRKAVRADAAADSSYYTNSSLMFSAAAQLMLGNFSAAIAGAARLPDGYKVYIPGTGIRTKEDVISKATGAASSGEKASL; encoded by the coding sequence ATGATGATGCCCAATAACGACAGGCCTGGCTCCGATGGGGAGCTTGACGCGGTGCTTGATACCGCCTACGCAATGGCATGCAAAGGTGACTACACTAAAGCTCTGGCCTTGTGCGACCGGCTAATGCAAGATGACATGGCAGTCATTGCCGCTCAGCGCCAGCGCGCCGCTATCTTCAGTCACCAAGGAAATATCAAGGCAGCTATCGCCGACCTGGAGCAGGTTGTGCGTGCGTTCCCCTGCGAGCCGGCTGATTTTCATGCATTGGGCATCCTGCAATTGCAGGCGGGCGACGCCGCTGATGCGGTGGAAAATTTCCGGAAAGCGGTAAGGGCAGACGCGGCAGCGGACAGCAGCTATTACACAAATTCTTCCCTGATGTTCAGCGCCGCGGCACAACTCATGCTGGGAAATTTTTCAGCGGCTATAGCTGGCGCAGCACGCCTGCCTGATGGGTACAAAGTCTATATCCCGGGAACGGGGATCCGCACCAAGGAAGACGTCATTAGCAAGGCAACTGGTGCGGCGTCGTCGGGCGAGAAGGCCAGCTTGTGA
- a CDS encoding YaiI/YqxD family protein produces MQIYVDADACPAVIKEILYRVAERLQLNVTLVANQLMRVPASRFVRSVQVPSGPDVADAEIVRLLSPGDLVVTGDIPLASDVLEKGGYALNPRGEFYTNDNIAQMLTMRKFMDELRGSGVDTGGPAPFSQADRQSFANALDRHLARYAKLGEGLRRPLE; encoded by the coding sequence ATGCAGATTTACGTGGATGCGGACGCCTGTCCGGCAGTGATCAAGGAAATTTTGTACCGCGTGGCAGAGCGCCTGCAATTGAACGTCACCCTGGTGGCGAACCAGCTCATGCGGGTGCCGGCGTCGCGCTTTGTGCGCTCGGTGCAAGTGCCGTCCGGTCCTGATGTGGCCGATGCGGAAATCGTGCGCCTGCTCTCGCCCGGCGACCTGGTGGTCACGGGCGATATTCCGCTGGCCTCGGACGTGCTGGAAAAGGGTGGCTATGCCCTCAATCCGCGCGGCGAGTTCTACACCAACGACAACATCGCGCAAATGCTCACCATGCGCAAGTTCATGGATGAGTTGCGCGGCAGCGGCGTGGATACGGGCGGACCGGCGCCGTTCAGCCAGGCCGACCGCCAGAGTTTTGCCAACGCGCTCGACCGCCATCTGGCGCGCTATGCCAAACTTGGCGAGGGCTTGCGCCGACCGCTTGAGTGA
- the yidD gene encoding membrane protein insertion efficiency factor YidD, whose translation MLTYLALAAIRLYQTVLSPYKGFRCAYAATTGCASCSTLGYRAIRRFGLFDGLIVLQWRFEECGKAYRRNRPRRPMALGHQRGDCDCGGCDAIDLDCCSCDLGWNKDKRSRRRNRQPAGTTWRRFTHELMRKMRKMPP comes from the coding sequence ATGCTGACCTACCTTGCGCTCGCCGCGATCCGCCTCTACCAGACCGTGCTGTCGCCCTACAAGGGCTTTCGCTGCGCCTACGCGGCAACAACCGGTTGCGCGAGCTGTTCCACCCTTGGCTACCGCGCGATCCGCCGCTTCGGACTGTTTGACGGCTTGATCGTGCTGCAATGGCGTTTCGAGGAATGCGGCAAGGCTTACCGCCGCAACAGGCCCAGGCGCCCGATGGCACTGGGACACCAGCGTGGCGACTGCGACTGCGGCGGCTGCGATGCCATCGACCTCGACTGCTGTTCATGCGACCTCGGCTGGAACAAGGACAAGCGCTCGCGCCGCCGCAACAGGCAACCGGCCGGCACCACGTGGCGCCGCTTCACCCATGAACTCATGCGCAAAATGCGCAAAATGCCACCTTAG
- the ruvB gene encoding Holliday junction branch migration DNA helicase RuvB, which translates to MSIQTDNFSEARLIAATPASPNEEAIERALRPKQLDEYVGQEKIRGQLEIFIAAARKRKEALDHTLLFGPPGLGKTTLAHIIAREMGVNLRQTSGPVLERPGDLAAILTNLEANDVLFIDEIHRLSPVVEEILYPALEDYQIDIMIGEGPAARSVKLDLQPFTLVGATTRAGMLTNPLRDRFGIVARLEFYNATELTRIVTRSAALLGAPIVEDGAREIALRARGTPRIANRLLRRVRDYAEVKGTGEITKAMADAALLMLDVDKVGFDIMDRKLLEAVLFKFGGGPVGIGNLAAAIGEESDTIEDVLEPFLIQQGYLQRTPRGRIATPLAYQHFGVAVPRMSATGDLWDTGGGR; encoded by the coding sequence ATGAGTATCCAGACCGACAATTTCAGTGAAGCGCGCCTGATCGCGGCCACGCCAGCCTCGCCCAACGAGGAAGCGATCGAGCGCGCCCTGCGGCCCAAGCAGCTGGACGAATATGTAGGTCAGGAGAAAATCCGCGGCCAGCTTGAAATCTTCATTGCCGCCGCCCGCAAGCGCAAGGAGGCGCTGGATCACACCTTGCTGTTCGGTCCGCCCGGCCTGGGCAAGACCACGCTGGCCCACATCATTGCCCGTGAGATGGGGGTGAACCTGCGCCAGACTTCAGGCCCGGTGCTTGAGCGTCCGGGCGACCTGGCCGCCATTCTCACCAACCTGGAAGCGAACGATGTGCTCTTCATTGACGAGATTCATCGCCTCTCGCCCGTGGTGGAGGAAATCCTGTACCCGGCGCTGGAAGACTACCAGATCGACATCATGATTGGCGAGGGACCAGCCGCGCGCTCGGTCAAGCTGGACTTGCAGCCGTTTACGCTGGTGGGCGCCACGACCCGCGCCGGCATGCTCACCAATCCCCTGCGCGACCGCTTCGGCATCGTGGCGCGGCTGGAATTTTATAACGCGACGGAACTGACGCGGATTGTCACGCGCAGCGCCGCCCTGCTGGGCGCGCCCATCGTGGAAGATGGCGCACGCGAAATTGCCTTGCGCGCGCGCGGCACGCCGCGGATTGCCAACCGCCTGTTGCGGCGCGTGCGCGACTATGCAGAAGTCAAGGGCACCGGCGAAATCACCAAGGCCATGGCCGACGCGGCGCTCTTGATGCTCGATGTGGACAAGGTGGGGTTCGACATCATGGACCGCAAGCTGCTGGAAGCGGTGCTGTTCAAGTTCGGCGGCGGGCCGGTCGGCATCGGCAATCTGGCCGCCGCCATTGGCGAGGAGAGCGACACCATCGAAGACGTGCTCGAACCGTTTCTCATCCAGCAGGGCTACCTGCAGCGCACCCCGCGCGGGCGCATTGCCACGCCGCTGGCTTACCAGCACTTTGGCGTGGCCGTGCCGCGCATGAGCGCTACCGGCGACCTGTGGGACACGGGCGGCGGACGCTAA
- the ruvA gene encoding Holliday junction branch migration protein RuvA: protein MIGRISGILLEKNPPQLLVDCNGVGYEVDVPMSTYYNLPHTGEKVTLFTHQAIREDAHLLFGFGNANERAVFRQLIKITGVGARTALSILSGMTVADLAQAVTLQEAGRLVKVPGIGKKTAERLLLELKGKLGADIGAVAGAQPDAQSDILNALLALGYSDKEAVASLKNMPAGSSVSDGIKFALKALSKG from the coding sequence ATGATCGGACGTATTTCCGGAATTCTGCTTGAAAAGAATCCGCCCCAACTGCTGGTCGACTGCAATGGCGTCGGCTATGAAGTCGATGTGCCGATGAGTACCTATTACAACTTGCCGCACACCGGTGAAAAAGTCACGCTGTTTACCCATCAGGCCATCCGCGAGGATGCGCACCTGCTGTTCGGTTTCGGCAATGCCAACGAGCGGGCAGTGTTTCGCCAGCTGATCAAGATTACGGGAGTCGGCGCCCGCACCGCGCTGTCTATCCTGTCGGGGATGACGGTTGCCGACCTGGCCCAGGCGGTAACGCTGCAGGAAGCCGGGCGCCTGGTCAAAGTGCCCGGCATCGGCAAGAAGACGGCCGAACGCCTGCTGCTGGAACTGAAGGGCAAGCTCGGTGCCGATATCGGCGCTGTCGCGGGAGCCCAGCCGGACGCGCAATCGGATATCCTCAATGCCTTGCTGGCGCTGGGATACTCGGACAAGGAAGCTGTGGCATCCCTGAAGAATATGCCCGCCGGTAGCAGTGTTTCCGACGGTATCAAGTTTGCGCTCAAGGCGCTGTCCAAGGGATAA
- the ruvC gene encoding crossover junction endodeoxyribonuclease RuvC: MIILGIDPGLRTTGFGLIEKRGNQLRYIASGTIKTAAESELPGRLKIILHGIGEIVRTYRPDCAAIEKVFVNVNPQSTLLLGQARGAAITALVGSDLAVAEYTALQVKQAVTGHGKAAKEQVQDMVARLLVLPGLPGADAADALGVAICHANSVDALALIGAMAPAFSGLRMKRGRLV; this comes from the coding sequence ATGATTATTCTTGGCATTGATCCGGGCTTGCGCACCACGGGGTTCGGACTTATTGAAAAGCGGGGCAACCAGCTGCGTTACATCGCTTCCGGCACCATCAAGACGGCGGCCGAAAGCGAGTTGCCCGGGCGCCTCAAGATTATTCTGCATGGCATCGGTGAAATCGTGCGGACCTACCGTCCCGACTGCGCCGCCATTGAAAAAGTCTTCGTTAACGTCAATCCCCAGTCAACCTTGCTGCTGGGCCAGGCCCGGGGCGCGGCCATCACGGCCCTGGTGGGCTCGGACCTGGCCGTGGCCGAGTACACGGCGCTACAAGTCAAGCAAGCCGTCACCGGCCACGGCAAGGCGGCCAAGGAACAGGTGCAGGACATGGTGGCGCGCCTGCTGGTCTTGCCCGGCTTGCCCGGCGCCGATGCCGCCGATGCACTGGGCGTTGCCATCTGCCACGCCAACAGTGTCGACGCGCTGGCGCTGATCGGGGCCATGGCGCCCGCATTCTCGGGCTTGCGCATGAAGCGCGGCCGTCTTGTTTAA
- the purH gene encoding bifunctional phosphoribosylaminoimidazolecarboxamide formyltransferase/IMP cyclohydrolase, whose translation MIKQALISVSDKTGVLDFARALSAQGVAILSTGGTAKLLADNGVAVTEVADYTGFPEMLDGRVKTLHPKVHGGILARRDFPEHVAKLEEHNIPAIDMVVVNLYPFQQTVAKEACSLEDAIENIDIGGPTMLRSAAKNHKDVVVVCDPADYQRVLQEMQAGTVGYDTRFMLAKKVFAHTAQYDGAITNYLTSLGEDKAHATRAAYPQTFNMTFEKVQDMRYGENPHQSAAFYRDLAPAAGALASYTQLQGKELSYNNIADADAAWECVKSLGGLGQPAGCVIVKHANPCGVAIGTDALDAYSRALQTDPTSAFGGIIAFNTEVDVQTAEAIAKLFVEVLIAPSFSAEARSVMAAKQNVRLLQIALGAGHNPFDVKRVGGGLLVQSPDAKHVGLGELRVVSKKQPTQQQLQDMMFAWRVAKFVKSNAIVFCGNGMTLGVGAGQMSRIDSARIASIKAQNAGLTLANSAVASDAFFPFRDGLDVVVDAGATCVIQPGGSMRDQEVIDAADERGVVMLYTGARHFRH comes from the coding sequence ATGATCAAACAAGCTCTCATTTCCGTTTCTGATAAAACCGGCGTGCTCGACTTTGCACGCGCACTGTCGGCCCAGGGTGTCGCCATCCTGTCCACGGGCGGCACCGCCAAGCTGCTGGCTGATAATGGCGTGGCGGTAACGGAAGTGGCGGACTACACGGGTTTTCCGGAAATGCTCGATGGCCGCGTCAAGACCCTGCATCCGAAGGTGCACGGCGGTATCCTGGCGCGCCGCGATTTCCCGGAGCACGTGGCCAAGCTGGAAGAGCACAACATTCCGGCCATCGACATGGTGGTGGTGAACCTGTATCCCTTCCAGCAAACCGTGGCCAAGGAAGCATGTTCGCTGGAAGATGCGATCGAGAATATTGATATTGGCGGCCCCACCATGCTGCGTTCGGCAGCCAAGAACCACAAGGATGTGGTGGTCGTGTGCGACCCGGCCGACTACCAGCGCGTGCTGCAGGAAATGCAGGCAGGCACGGTGGGCTACGACACCCGTTTCATGCTGGCCAAGAAAGTGTTTGCCCATACGGCCCAGTACGACGGCGCCATCACCAATTACCTGACCAGCCTGGGCGAAGACAAGGCCCACGCCACCCGCGCCGCCTATCCGCAAACCTTCAACATGACGTTTGAAAAGGTCCAGGACATGCGCTACGGCGAAAACCCGCACCAGAGCGCGGCGTTCTACCGCGACCTGGCCCCGGCCGCAGGGGCGCTGGCCAGCTACACCCAGCTGCAGGGCAAGGAACTGTCGTACAACAATATCGCCGACGCCGATGCCGCCTGGGAATGCGTGAAGTCGCTCGGCGGCCTGGGCCAGCCGGCCGGCTGCGTGATCGTCAAGCATGCCAATCCCTGCGGCGTGGCCATCGGCACCGATGCCCTGGACGCTTATAGCCGCGCCCTGCAGACCGATCCAACCTCGGCTTTTGGCGGCATCATTGCCTTCAATACGGAAGTGGATGTGCAGACGGCTGAAGCCATTGCCAAGCTGTTCGTGGAAGTGCTGATTGCCCCATCGTTTTCGGCAGAGGCGCGGTCCGTGATGGCGGCCAAGCAGAATGTGCGCCTGCTGCAGATCGCCCTCGGGGCCGGCCACAATCCCTTCGATGTCAAGCGCGTTGGCGGGGGCTTGCTGGTGCAGTCGCCGGACGCGAAGCATGTGGGCCTGGGCGAATTGCGCGTGGTGAGCAAGAAGCAGCCAACCCAACAGCAGTTGCAGGACATGATGTTTGCCTGGCGCGTGGCCAAGTTCGTCAAGTCCAACGCGATTGTCTTTTGCGGCAATGGCATGACGCTGGGCGTGGGGGCCGGCCAGATGAGCCGCATCGATTCGGCCCGCATTGCTTCCATCAAGGCCCAGAACGCCGGCCTCACCCTGGCCAACTCGGCGGTGGCGTCGGATGCCTTCTTCCCATTCCGTGACGGCCTCGACGTGGTGGTGGATGCCGGCGCGACCTGCGTGATCCAGCCCGGCGGCTCCATGCGTGACCAGGAAGTGATCGATGCGGCCGATGAGCGCGGCGTGGTCATGCTGTACACCGGCGCCCGTCATTTCCGTCATTAA
- a CDS encoding helix-turn-helix domain-containing protein — translation MSKESIQEVVQKSLEEYFNDLGEQQASNIYDMVVLTVERPILEVVMTRAEGNQSHAAQMLGINRNTLRKKLQEHGLL, via the coding sequence ATGAGCAAAGAAAGTATCCAGGAAGTCGTCCAGAAAAGTCTTGAGGAATATTTCAATGACCTGGGCGAGCAGCAAGCGTCGAACATCTACGACATGGTGGTGTTGACCGTGGAGCGTCCGATCCTCGAGGTCGTCATGACGCGCGCGGAAGGCAATCAATCCCACGCCGCGCAAATGCTGGGCATCAACCGCAATACCTTGCGCAAGAAACTCCAGGAACACGGACTGCTCTAA
- the dusB gene encoding tRNA dihydrouridine synthase DusB: MQIGPYLLRNNVFVAPMAGVTDRPFRQLCKQLGAGYAVSEMAASNPRLWATEKSARRTDHAGEMEPKAVQIAGADPQDLADCARFNVERGAQIIDINMGCPVKKVCNSWCGSALLQHEDLVEKILHAVVAAVDVPVTLKFRTGWNRDNKNALRIARIAEQAGIQMLTLHGRTRADGYTGDAEYDTIAAVKAAVSMPVVANGDITTPEKARMVLAHTGADAVMIGRAAQGRPWICREIDHFLRTGEHLPPPYVEEVRKLMHEHLQAHYAFYGDYLGVRTARKHIGWYVRDLLGGEPFRQEMNLLESADAQLLAVDRFFESQQQHGERLQYRPAALQAGALAAS, from the coding sequence GTGCAAATTGGTCCCTACTTGTTGCGCAATAATGTTTTCGTTGCTCCCATGGCAGGGGTAACGGACCGCCCGTTCCGCCAGCTGTGCAAGCAGCTGGGCGCAGGCTATGCCGTGTCGGAAATGGCCGCTTCCAATCCCCGCCTGTGGGCCACGGAAAAGAGTGCGCGCCGTACCGATCACGCGGGCGAAATGGAACCGAAGGCGGTGCAGATTGCCGGTGCCGATCCGCAAGACCTGGCCGACTGCGCCAGGTTCAATGTCGAGCGCGGGGCCCAGATTATCGACATCAATATGGGCTGCCCCGTCAAGAAGGTGTGCAACAGCTGGTGCGGCTCGGCCCTGTTGCAGCATGAAGACCTGGTGGAAAAGATCCTGCACGCGGTCGTCGCTGCCGTGGACGTGCCCGTCACGCTCAAGTTCCGCACCGGCTGGAACCGCGACAACAAGAATGCCTTGCGCATTGCCCGCATTGCCGAACAGGCCGGCATCCAGATGCTGACCCTGCACGGGCGCACCCGCGCCGACGGCTATACCGGTGACGCCGAATATGACACCATTGCCGCCGTCAAGGCAGCCGTTTCGATGCCCGTGGTGGCCAATGGCGACATCACCACGCCCGAGAAGGCCAGGATGGTGCTGGCCCACACGGGCGCCGACGCCGTCATGATCGGGCGCGCGGCCCAGGGCCGGCCGTGGATTTGCCGCGAGATCGATCATTTCCTGCGCACGGGGGAGCACTTGCCGCCGCCCTACGTGGAAGAAGTGCGCAAGCTGATGCATGAGCACCTGCAGGCCCATTACGCGTTTTATGGCGACTATCTGGGCGTGCGCACGGCGCGCAAGCATATTGGCTGGTATGTACGCGACTTGCTGGGCGGCGAGCCGTTTCGCCAGGAAATGAACCTGCTGGAATCGGCCGACGCCCAATTGCTGGCCGTGGACCGTTTTTTTGAATCACAACAGCAGCACGGGGAGCGGTTACAATACCGGCCCGCCGCGCTGCAAGCAGGTGCGCTGGCAGCGTCATGA
- a CDS encoding histidine phosphatase family protein: MPATNTDTTHILLIRHGETAWNAERRLQGHIDIALNDEGVRQAAALARALAGAPLNAIYASDLKRAHQTAAAVASLHGMPVVMDAGLRERCYGGFEGLLYAEIAERFPREFAAWQARDIDGVMPRGTRVAETFRRFYQRCVDTITDIGERHPGQTIALVAHGGVLECAYRAALGLALDTPRDFPVLNASINRFTMDAGRLALASWGEVDHLRAGVLDELA, encoded by the coding sequence ATGCCCGCTACCAATACTGACACCACCCACATCCTCCTCATTCGCCATGGGGAAACCGCATGGAATGCCGAGCGCCGCCTGCAGGGCCATATCGACATTGCCCTCAATGATGAAGGCGTGCGCCAGGCCGCGGCATTGGCACGGGCCCTGGCAGGCGCGCCCCTGAACGCCATCTATGCCAGCGACCTGAAACGGGCGCACCAGACCGCCGCCGCCGTGGCCAGCCTGCACGGCATGCCGGTGGTCATGGATGCCGGCCTGCGCGAGCGCTGCTATGGCGGCTTTGAAGGCTTGCTGTATGCGGAGATAGCAGAGCGCTTCCCGCGCGAGTTTGCCGCCTGGCAGGCGCGCGACATCGATGGCGTCATGCCGCGCGGCACGCGCGTGGCGGAAACCTTTCGCCGCTTTTACCAGCGCTGCGTCGATACCATCACCGATATCGGCGAGCGGCACCCGGGCCAGACCATTGCACTGGTGGCCCACGGCGGCGTGCTCGAATGCGCTTACCGCGCGGCACTGGGGCTGGCGCTGGACACGCCGCGCGACTTCCCTGTGCTAAACGCGAGCATCAACCGCTTTACCATGGACGCTGGCCGGCTGGCCCTGGCCAGCTGGGGCGAAGTGGACCACCTGCGCGCCGGTGTCCTGGACGAACTGGCCTGA